GAGCGGGTTTTTTTGTGCCCAATGGATGGGCCAGCCCTTCGGATGAGGGTGGAACCTCACCTGTGCATGCTTTAGCATGCGGGTCCGCGTCGATCAGCCTCTGCAAAGGCGGCGCGGAAACGAACCCGGCTCACGAGCTGGGTTTTTTTATGCCCAGAGTTTCACGCGGGACCATAGCTAGGGTGGCCCTTCGGGGTAGGCCTGGACGCGGTATTGCCGGGATGTCACGCGCACTGAAAGAACTCCGGCAGCTGGTATGCAGCAAGCCCAAAACTCCCTGGTGCAGTGCCAGCGGGCGGCGTGGGAAGACACGCACACACTCCAGAGGCTCGCCATACGGCGGGCCTTTTTCATTTTCACCTCCCGAGAGGGAGAGCATTGGACGCCCGCTATGCCTGACAAACCAGACACCTGGGCTCGAATCTACCTGGCTCTCTCGGATCCGCTATGGCAGGGCGTAATCATGGCCGCAGTCATCTCGTTCTTGCGCGTGCTGTACGACGCGAGGGAAACCAAGCCCTGGCGGATCCTGCTCGAATCGCTGATCTGTGGCTGCCTGAGCCTGGTGGCGTCGACGATCATCGAGTGGCTGGCCTGGCCCGCAAGCCTGTCGGTCGCCGCCGGCGGTGCCATCGGCTTCCTCGGGGTAACCGCGATCCGCGAGCTGATGATGCGGATCATCAACCGCAAGGCGGATTCAGTATGAGCATCGAGCCGATAGCAACTGTCGCCCGGGCCAGCGGCGTGATGCGTGTCATCGCCGTAGCCGTGGTGATCGTTATCGTCATGGGCCTGCTCATCGCGCTACAGCAGGTCGAGGTTGTCCGGCTCCAGGGCGATCTGGCAATCGAGGCGAAGAGCAAGGCCGAAGCCGTGGCTGCCAACGCCGAGAGCCAGGCCACCATCACCACCCTCCGGGCCG
The Pseudomonas sp. DTU_2021_1001937_2_SI_NGA_ILE_001 DNA segment above includes these coding regions:
- a CDS encoding phage holin, lambda family, coding for MPDKPDTWARIYLALSDPLWQGVIMAAVISFLRVLYDARETKPWRILLESLICGCLSLVASTIIEWLAWPASLSVAAGGAIGFLGVTAIRELMMRIINRKADSV